The proteins below are encoded in one region of Oligoflexia bacterium:
- the rfaD gene encoding ADP-glyceromanno-heptose 6-epimerase: protein MIIVTGAAGFIGSQIALHLGLKENNPLILVDRFKYFNERKYTKPLVSTSQHIEASKIFLSQLNDLKDISMIIHMGAITNTAASDVEELKEWNVNYTKSIWNYCTQKQIPMIYASSAATYGSGAEGFSDDHKQLMKLQPLNLYGKSKHEFDLFALSQIQTPPHWYGLKFFNVYGTGENHKARMASSIWHGYNEIQSTGAMTLFKSHNPMFKDGEQARDFIYIKDILNIIDFLMIAKPQNGIYNCGTGVAGTFSELSKALFATLEKPEKINWIETPKEFRSAYQYKTQADISKLRSVGYTPHMTSLSAGVKDYVSKLKG from the coding sequence ATGATTATTGTAACAGGTGCGGCAGGATTTATCGGAAGCCAAATAGCCCTTCACCTAGGTCTAAAAGAGAACAACCCACTTATTCTTGTCGATCGGTTTAAATATTTTAATGAACGTAAATATACTAAACCGCTGGTGAGCACATCACAACATATTGAAGCTTCAAAAATATTTCTATCCCAGCTTAATGATTTAAAAGACATCTCAATGATCATTCACATGGGAGCTATTACAAATACAGCAGCCTCTGATGTTGAAGAGCTCAAAGAATGGAACGTCAATTACACAAAAAGTATTTGGAATTATTGCACACAAAAACAAATACCGATGATCTATGCAAGCTCTGCCGCAACTTATGGCTCAGGTGCTGAAGGTTTTAGCGATGACCATAAACAGCTCATGAAACTTCAGCCATTAAATTTATATGGTAAAAGTAAACACGAATTTGATCTCTTTGCATTATCTCAAATTCAAACACCACCACATTGGTACGGCCTTAAATTTTTTAATGTCTACGGCACCGGAGAAAATCACAAAGCGCGCATGGCAAGCTCCATTTGGCATGGTTATAATGAAATCCAATCCACCGGAGCCATGACACTTTTTAAATCTCACAACCCCATGTTCAAAGATGGCGAACAAGCCCGAGATTTTATATATATAAAAGATATTCTTAATATCATTGATTTTCTAATGATCGCAAAACCACAAAATGGAATTTACAACTGTGGCACTGGCGTTGCCGGAACATTTTCTGAATTATCAAAAGCACTATTTGCAACTTTAGAGAAACCAGAAAAAATAAATTGGATCGAAACACCAAAAGAATTTAGAAGTGCTTATCAATACAAAACACAAGCTGATATTTCAAAACT
- a CDS encoding sigma-54 dependent transcriptional regulator, translated as MKILIVDDDELMRLTLKTVFKDEQISFATSFEEASNLLNKEVFAAAFLDIQLKTGTTGDGIDLLRRIRERDPYLPCVMISGLDDKPTIMKCLEIGAVDYVVKGAVSPEAYKYALYKSAAWRKNLSESNTGRLIKGLTPLGGINEIRGQSRAVTELKEVIRKIGKLPGPFLVLGATGTGKELVARALWSCYGDANRPFIAVNCASLPENLVESELFGYEKGAFTGALNTKTGLFEAANGGDIFLDEIGDLSIDLQAKFLRVLQEKKVRRLGSDKERPIDVRIIAATNVNLIDAVNENEFREDLFYRLNVHQLRLPTLSERTDDILDLLKFFLSVNDLSDVSFETGAKELLLNFNWPGNIRQLRSFAEYLRSHLNSQETVIKSEMVQNWLSYNQVRGKKTASTIGGFQPIADVQSALVGKKSLDVVSQIDGLLRSYVEAALQATQNNRSQAAKILGVSRQRLSNWLNEWGII; from the coding sequence ATGAAGATACTAATCGTTGATGATGATGAATTAATGAGGCTTACATTAAAAACCGTTTTCAAAGATGAGCAAATCTCATTTGCCACATCTTTTGAAGAAGCAAGTAACTTACTTAATAAAGAAGTATTTGCGGCAGCTTTTTTAGACATTCAGCTTAAAACTGGAACCACAGGGGATGGAATAGATCTCCTCAGGCGGATTCGTGAACGTGATCCGTATTTGCCTTGTGTGATGATATCAGGGCTAGATGATAAGCCCACAATCATGAAGTGTTTAGAAATTGGGGCAGTTGATTATGTGGTCAAAGGGGCTGTTTCTCCAGAAGCGTATAAATATGCACTTTACAAATCAGCAGCTTGGAGAAAAAATCTTTCCGAATCAAACACCGGGCGCCTTATCAAAGGGCTTACACCCCTTGGTGGAATCAATGAAATCAGAGGTCAATCTCGAGCAGTTACAGAGCTTAAAGAAGTCATTCGTAAGATTGGAAAGCTGCCAGGACCATTTCTTGTATTAGGAGCCACCGGAACGGGTAAAGAACTTGTTGCTCGTGCTTTGTGGTCTTGTTACGGAGACGCAAATCGCCCTTTTATCGCAGTCAATTGTGCAAGTCTTCCTGAGAATCTTGTTGAGAGTGAACTCTTTGGATACGAAAAAGGTGCTTTTACAGGTGCATTAAATACTAAAACTGGTCTTTTTGAAGCGGCCAATGGTGGAGATATTTTCTTAGATGAGATTGGTGATCTTTCAATAGATCTTCAGGCCAAGTTTTTAAGAGTGCTTCAAGAAAAAAAGGTGCGTCGATTAGGTAGTGATAAAGAACGCCCCATTGATGTGCGCATTATTGCTGCTACAAATGTGAATCTTATTGATGCTGTGAATGAAAATGAATTTAGAGAAGACTTATTTTATAGACTTAATGTTCATCAGCTAAGACTTCCCACCTTGAGCGAACGAACAGATGACATTCTTGACTTACTAAAATTCTTTTTAAGTGTGAATGATCTTTCAGATGTGAGTTTTGAAACAGGTGCAAAAGAGTTGCTTTTGAATTTTAACTGGCCGGGTAACATAAGGCAACTTCGTTCATTTGCTGAATATCTTCGCTCGCATTTGAACTCTCAAGAGACTGTAATTAAATCTGAAATGGTTCAAAATTGGCTTAGCTACAATCAAGTGCGAGGCAAAAAAACTGCAAGTACAATTGGCGGTTTTCAACCAATTGCTGACGTACAATCAGCACTCGTTGGTAAAAAAAGTCTAGATGTAGTTAGTCAAATCGATGGACTTTTACGCTCGTACGTTGAGGCGGCACTTCAAGCTACACAAAATAATCGTAGCCAAGCTGCAAAAATTTTAGGTGTTTCTCGTCAAAGACTTTCTAATTGGCTCAATGAATGGGGAATTATTTAA
- a CDS encoding DNA recombination protein RmuC: MSTTVLTAVVLSLIAIFGVGFFVFKTLTSELQKVRETLTGETNQNRTSLEEAMTRSRMETRQTLQFVIDDLQTRLGGLQSSTENRLEIIRTEVDKKLSETITKNFESFGAVSKRLEELQAVTSQVVSLSQGVRDLTRILESPKLRGSMGEFQLSEMLKQVLPEDAFFEQYAIEGKSKETVDAVIKLKEGYLCIDSKFPLNNARLLLEGTLNEDESKVARKAFAQDVKAMVDSISEKYIIPEKTLDFAFMFIPAESVFYELLKDSVLHQYCLKKHVIPVSPNSFYAYLQAIAVGFRGLKIQAEAKKIEATLIRLKNDFQKFQVDFSKVGKHLKDAQTQYDNVENRVERFGVIIGRLGLEQSKVDPVVEPPLLDEGPQDLNT; encoded by the coding sequence TTGTCAACTACTGTACTCACTGCTGTTGTTTTGTCACTTATTGCGATCTTTGGTGTTGGATTTTTTGTATTTAAAACTTTGACCTCTGAACTACAAAAAGTCAGAGAAACACTTACTGGTGAGACAAATCAAAATCGCACATCCCTCGAAGAGGCAATGACTCGCTCCCGTATGGAAACAAGGCAGACTTTGCAATTTGTAATCGATGATTTGCAAACTCGATTAGGTGGGCTTCAGAGTTCTACTGAAAATCGACTTGAGATTATTCGAACCGAAGTAGATAAAAAACTCTCCGAAACCATTACGAAAAATTTTGAAAGTTTTGGCGCCGTAAGTAAACGCCTTGAAGAACTTCAGGCGGTAACCAGTCAAGTAGTAAGTCTAAGCCAAGGTGTTCGTGATCTCACACGCATTTTAGAAAGCCCTAAACTTCGTGGCTCAATGGGCGAATTTCAACTCTCAGAAATGCTCAAACAGGTTTTACCTGAAGACGCATTTTTTGAACAATACGCTATTGAGGGAAAATCAAAAGAAACAGTAGATGCCGTTATAAAACTTAAAGAGGGTTATCTCTGTATTGATTCTAAATTTCCGTTAAACAATGCAAGGCTTTTACTTGAGGGAACATTAAATGAAGATGAATCAAAGGTAGCAAGAAAAGCATTCGCACAAGACGTAAAAGCCATGGTAGATAGTATTTCTGAGAAATATATTATTCCTGAAAAAACTCTAGATTTTGCATTCATGTTTATTCCGGCAGAGAGTGTTTTTTATGAACTCCTTAAAGATTCAGTTTTGCATCAGTATTGCCTAAAAAAGCATGTAATCCCTGTTTCACCTAATAGCTTTTATGCTTACCTGCAAGCTATTGCGGTAGGGTTTAGGGGTTTGAAAATTCAAGCAGAAGCAAAAAAGATTGAAGCAACACTTATAAGATTAAAAAATGATTTTCAAAAATTCCAAGTTGATTTTTCAAAAGTGGGAAAACATCTTAAAGATGCTCAAACCCAATATGACAACGTCGAAAATCGCGTTGAACGATTTGGTGTAATAATTGGAAGATTGGGTTTAGAGCAGTCCAAAGTAGACCCTGTTGTAGAGCCTCCACTTTTAGATGAAGGCCCTCAAGATCTAAACACTTAA